A single uncultured Acetobacterium sp. DNA region contains:
- a CDS encoding FAD:protein FMN transferase yields MRDLKLKKQVAKLLGIAALGVLLITSVSACKNNDTVTRSDFLLDTFVSVTLYGESDETLLDKPFKKIEELNKTLNSFDTGSDLALIKENAGVQPVKVSDATYRIIEQGIRYSQLSDGYFDATAGPLIDLWGIHSPEVKEAPSPELIAEAQKKIDYQKIVLNSEDKSVYLTDPGMIINLGSVSKGYIADEVMAVIKAEGVDHAIVNLGGNVLVMGGKANGSDFGVGVEDPKNPGEGYLGVLSIKDGSIVTSGDYQRYFTDAAGKKYHHILDPFTGFPADSGLTQVTVVTAASIDGDGLTTTLFLLGVDKGMALVKSMPGVEAIFVTTDNQIIATPGLKDAFVFDETNYGKTYTFKFQE; encoded by the coding sequence ATGAGGGATTTAAAATTAAAAAAACAAGTTGCAAAGTTGCTGGGTATAGCAGCATTGGGTGTGCTGTTGATAACCAGTGTTTCGGCATGTAAAAATAACGATACGGTTACGCGCAGCGATTTTCTGCTGGATACATTTGTCAGTGTGACCTTATATGGAGAATCGGACGAGACCCTTTTGGATAAGCCATTTAAAAAGATTGAGGAGTTGAATAAGACGCTTAATTCATTTGATACCGGGAGTGATCTGGCGTTGATTAAAGAAAATGCCGGTGTTCAACCGGTAAAAGTCTCAGATGCGACCTATCGAATCATTGAGCAGGGAATTAGATACTCACAACTTTCGGATGGTTATTTTGATGCTACCGCCGGTCCACTGATTGATTTATGGGGAATTCATTCGCCAGAGGTTAAAGAAGCGCCATCTCCTGAACTGATTGCTGAAGCGCAAAAGAAAATCGACTATCAGAAAATTGTGTTAAATTCCGAAGATAAGAGTGTTTATTTAACCGACCCGGGCATGATTATCAACTTAGGTTCTGTTTCTAAAGGATACATTGCCGATGAAGTGATGGCGGTTATAAAAGCAGAAGGTGTGGATCATGCCATCGTAAACTTAGGCGGAAACGTTTTGGTCATGGGTGGAAAAGCAAATGGTTCAGACTTTGGCGTGGGGGTCGAAGATCCTAAAAATCCCGGCGAAGGATACCTTGGTGTTTTATCGATAAAAGATGGTTCAATTGTTACCTCCGGTGATTACCAACGCTATTTTACCGATGCCGCGGGAAAGAAATATCATCATATTTTAGATCCGTTTACCGGGTTTCCGGCTGATTCAGGGCTCACCCAAGTCACTGTTGTCACAGCGGCGTCAATCGACGGCGATGGTTTGACAACAACCTTGTTTTTATTGGGGGTGGACAAAGGGATGGCGCTGGTCAAAAGTATGCCCGGTGTTGAAGCTATTTTTGTAACCACCGACAATCAAATTATTGCAACCCCAGGATTGAAGGACGCTTTTGTTTTTGATGAAACGAACTATGGTAAGACCTATACCTTCAAATTTCAGGAATAA
- a CDS encoding NusG domain II-containing protein, which translates to MKKNELIIIIILLVISIGGIAAFYIFNATSQALSVRVSRQGQVLVILPLTEDHTETFTDASGSNTLVISDGTAKITEADCPDHICVKTYPISSPGETIVCLPHKLVVEVITGES; encoded by the coding sequence ATGAAAAAAAACGAACTTATTATTATCATTATTTTACTTGTAATTAGTATCGGCGGCATCGCTGCTTTTTATATTTTTAATGCAACCAGTCAAGCGCTTTCAGTGCGAGTCAGCCGTCAGGGTCAAGTTTTAGTCATCCTGCCGCTCACAGAAGATCATACCGAAACATTTACTGACGCTTCCGGGTCCAACACGCTTGTTATTTCTGACGGAACGGCCAAAATAACGGAGGCTGATTGCCCCGATCATATTTGTGTGAAAACCTACCCGATTTCCAGTCCCGGGGAAACCATTGTCTGTTTACCTCACAAATTGGTGGTTGAAGTCATTACTGGTGAATCCTGA
- a CDS encoding Gx transporter family protein, whose protein sequence is MNSKAYRLVILSLYVAMALILSYVESLIPLPLPIPGAKLGLPNIITLVSLLTLGWPLTLLVVVARVLLSGFLFGGGFSIVYSLAGGLLSLLVMSLLLYFFKENISLILVSVFGAIAHNLGQVVVAAIVVQTTSLLLYFLFLMLLAIPTGIIIGIAARELMRLLNKTTIFNRLNLPQKK, encoded by the coding sequence ATGAATTCCAAAGCTTACCGACTGGTTATTCTCAGTCTATATGTTGCCATGGCGCTGATCCTCAGTTATGTTGAAAGTCTGATCCCGCTGCCGCTTCCTATTCCCGGTGCAAAACTCGGGCTGCCCAATATCATCACCCTTGTCTCTCTGCTGACACTGGGATGGCCTTTAACCCTGCTGGTGGTCGTGGCCCGGGTTTTATTATCCGGTTTTCTCTTTGGCGGCGGCTTTTCAATTGTGTACAGTCTTGCCGGTGGCCTTTTAAGCTTATTGGTGATGAGCCTGCTGCTCTACTTTTTCAAAGAAAATATCTCATTAATCCTGGTAAGTGTTTTTGGTGCCATTGCCCATAACCTGGGACAGGTCGTCGTGGCTGCGATTGTTGTTCAGACCACCAGCCTGCTGTTATATTTCCTTTTTTTAATGTTACTGGCGATTCCCACTGGTATAATCATCGGAATTGCTGCCCGGGAACTCATGCGGCTGCTTAACAAAACGACTATTTTCAATCGACTGAATCTCCCTCAAAAAAAATAG
- a CDS encoding ATP-binding protein, which yields MKKRLSISLMVIIVASIVVSGLFTTISFRQSYYENTEDNIKKSNHYIMKYMLPDFLATGNKEDLDNFAQSSDVRMTVINPEGDVIYESVQGLGELENHKNRPEIIGALNGNVTAEVRFSNTIKNEMIYVASPYFDENNVLVAVLRIAMPVNAMDDAMLEMINNIIFVILLTIGITIVLINYFISRELKPLEDAAVFAREIASGKYGQQLTMIREDQVGELVESLNQMSIQLNNSFAEMNQKNAELTSILSNMNHGVIAIDKKNHIVHLNEAARKVLRIPMNEAVIGKNILEVYRESFIIELMAHLENDEAEKTSFESRIHSNQILRVYINQIEENSNINGHIIIFEDITLLKNLEKMRRDFVANVSHELKTPITTIKGFIETIQENHISDPDTLDRFYAIIYEESDRLSRLVSDILVLSQLENKGGFERKFEVLQMDAEIMQIYDILKLAAKEKETSLILTSEKSVELEFVADEFRQMMINLIDNAIKYSEPGHQVEVILSEENENVIIRVKDQGYGIPEKDVDRIFERFYRVDKSRSKEKGGTGLGLAIVKHIIYNNSGKITVTSQVGEGTEFLIQLPRYKD from the coding sequence ATGAAAAAACGCCTGTCGATTTCATTAATGGTGATTATTGTCGCCAGTATTGTGGTCAGTGGTTTGTTTACTACGATCAGTTTTCGTCAAAGTTATTACGAGAATACTGAGGATAATATTAAAAAAAGTAATCATTATATTATGAAATATATGCTGCCTGACTTTCTGGCAACCGGAAACAAAGAAGATCTGGATAATTTTGCCCAAAGTAGCGATGTCCGAATGACTGTTATCAATCCTGAAGGGGATGTCATATACGAATCGGTACAGGGGCTGGGAGAATTGGAAAACCATAAAAATCGTCCCGAAATTATCGGTGCATTGAACGGCAATGTAACTGCTGAGGTCCGTTTTTCCAATACGATCAAGAATGAAATGATTTATGTGGCCTCGCCGTATTTTGATGAAAACAATGTATTAGTAGCCGTTCTGCGAATTGCCATGCCGGTAAACGCCATGGATGATGCCATGTTAGAGATGATCAATAACATTATTTTTGTCATTTTGCTGACCATTGGCATAACGATTGTTCTGATTAATTATTTTATCAGTCGCGAGTTAAAACCTTTGGAAGATGCGGCTGTTTTTGCCAGAGAAATAGCGTCAGGAAAATACGGTCAACAACTGACAATGATCCGGGAAGATCAGGTCGGGGAACTGGTGGAATCGCTTAATCAAATGTCTATCCAATTGAACAATTCATTTGCAGAAATGAACCAGAAGAATGCCGAACTGACATCGATCTTATCCAATATGAATCATGGCGTCATCGCGATTGATAAAAAAAATCATATTGTTCATTTGAATGAGGCCGCTCGAAAAGTTTTGCGGATTCCAATGAATGAAGCAGTGATTGGAAAAAATATTCTGGAAGTCTATCGGGAATCATTTATTATCGAATTAATGGCTCACCTGGAAAATGATGAAGCCGAAAAAACCAGTTTTGAATCGCGGATTCACTCCAATCAGATTTTACGGGTTTATATTAACCAGATTGAAGAAAACAGTAATATCAATGGTCACATCATTATCTTTGAAGACATTACCCTCTTAAAAAACCTGGAGAAAATGCGTCGGGATTTTGTGGCAAATGTATCCCATGAATTAAAAACTCCGATTACCACCATCAAAGGTTTTATCGAAACCATTCAGGAAAATCATATCAGTGATCCGGATACTCTGGATCGGTTCTATGCAATCATTTATGAAGAAAGCGATCGTCTTAGTCGTCTGGTGAGTGATATCCTGGTCTTGTCCCAATTGGAAAACAAGGGGGGGTTTGAGCGAAAATTCGAAGTATTACAAATGGATGCGGAAATCATGCAAATTTATGATATTTTAAAGCTTGCGGCAAAAGAAAAAGAAACGTCATTAATCTTAACCAGTGAAAAATCGGTTGAGTTGGAGTTTGTCGCCGATGAATTCAGACAAATGATGATCAATCTCATTGATAACGCTATTAAATATTCGGAACCAGGGCATCAGGTGGAAGTTATTTTGTCAGAAGAAAATGAGAATGTCATAATTCGGGTCAAAGATCAGGGTTACGGAATTCCTGAAAAAGATGTTGACCGTATTTTTGAACGATTCTATCGGGTTGACAAGAGCCGGTCAAAGGAAAAAGGCGGCACAGGTCTGGGTTTGGCGATTGTTAAACACATTATTTACAACAATAGTGGAAAAATAACAGTGACCAGCCAGGTTGGCGAAGGAACAGAATTTTTGATTCAATTACCAAGATATAAGGATTAA
- a CDS encoding response regulator transcription factor, with translation MKKILIIEDELNIYELIKFNLETHGFEVDGVQDGGIAIEKVLSVLPDLIILDLMLPGKDGISICREIRANSIISYIPIIMLTAKSEEFDKVLGLEIGADDYITKPFGVKELCARVKAVLRRTEILLSKEDESIIIGDLHIEPKAFEVYQNGEKLALTLKEYELLVFLAKHRGQVLTRDQLLDQIWGFDYYGETRTVDVHIRYLRKKIEEQTEDGRKYIETVRGVGYRFIEK, from the coding sequence ATGAAAAAAATATTAATAATCGAAGATGAGTTAAATATATATGAACTGATAAAATTTAACCTGGAAACCCATGGATTTGAAGTCGATGGGGTACAAGACGGTGGCATTGCCATCGAAAAGGTTTTGAGTGTCTTACCGGATTTAATTATCCTGGATCTGATGTTGCCAGGGAAAGACGGCATCAGCATTTGTCGTGAAATCCGAGCGAATTCGATTATATCTTATATTCCCATTATTATGCTGACCGCAAAAAGTGAGGAATTTGACAAAGTATTGGGGCTGGAAATTGGTGCGGATGACTATATTACCAAACCATTTGGTGTGAAAGAACTCTGTGCCCGGGTAAAGGCAGTTTTACGACGGACCGAGATTCTGTTATCTAAAGAGGATGAATCCATCATCATTGGCGATTTGCACATCGAACCAAAGGCTTTTGAAGTCTATCAAAATGGTGAAAAACTGGCACTGACATTAAAAGAATATGAATTGTTGGTCTTTTTAGCCAAGCACCGAGGACAAGTTCTAACCAGAGATCAATTATTAGATCAAATCTGGGGATTTGACTATTATGGAGAAACCAGAACCGTTGATGTGCATATTCGGTATTTAAGAAAAAAAATCGAGGAACAAACCGAGGATGGACGAAAATACATCGAAACAGTTCGCGGCGTCGGGTATCGTTTTATTGAGAAGTAG